One stretch of Pseudomonas azotoformans DNA includes these proteins:
- a CDS encoding glycosyltransferase, which yields MSILNIMWAGGSAFASVQKVHQQILSHAICQVPVSTWLLQGGAQKGEPVREWHCSSAQLKGRHLWKLWAPLMRARFHKALPEDLEIVLLDGVGVARVMLPVLKRLPQVRAVVVFHGVTRLRQADQTLFDQFPASRLTLAAVSQTLADTLERHLQRPVAVLRSAFDPVVFRAAALSREQARTRLGLPLEGSHVVGAVGRLVDGKGFGCLLEAFSDVSIHQPDARLVIVGEGPARSTLEARIKALGLQGKVSLPGHLPDAATLYRAFDWVAIPSTQEGLGLILQEAVMAGVPVLASDLAVFREQLADAGWYAPSGNVQAWGRLVEQAFAGSAEGVLEAQSRALAPEQAWKDFSETSRRLFSCR from the coding sequence ATGAGTATCCTCAACATCATGTGGGCCGGCGGTTCTGCATTTGCCTCGGTGCAGAAGGTCCATCAACAGATACTGTCCCACGCTATTTGTCAGGTGCCGGTCAGCACCTGGCTGCTTCAAGGCGGTGCGCAGAAAGGCGAGCCGGTGCGGGAGTGGCACTGTTCCTCGGCTCAGCTCAAGGGGCGGCACCTGTGGAAACTATGGGCGCCGCTGATGCGCGCGCGGTTTCACAAAGCGCTGCCCGAGGATCTGGAGATTGTGCTGCTGGATGGGGTCGGCGTTGCCCGGGTGATGTTGCCGGTGCTCAAGCGCTTGCCGCAGGTACGGGCCGTGGTTGTGTTTCACGGCGTCACGCGTTTGCGCCAGGCGGACCAGACGCTGTTCGACCAATTCCCGGCCTCACGTCTGACCCTCGCAGCCGTGTCGCAAACCCTGGCGGACACTTTGGAGCGTCACCTGCAACGCCCCGTCGCGGTGTTGCGCAGTGCCTTCGACCCTGTGGTTTTCCGTGCCGCTGCGCTTTCCCGAGAGCAGGCACGGACGCGCCTGGGCTTGCCGCTGGAAGGCTCGCATGTTGTGGGCGCGGTTGGGCGGCTGGTGGACGGCAAGGGGTTTGGTTGTTTGCTCGAAGCGTTTTCCGACGTGTCCATCCATCAACCGGATGCGCGCCTGGTAATTGTGGGTGAGGGCCCGGCAAGGTCGACCCTTGAGGCGCGTATCAAGGCGCTGGGCTTGCAAGGCAAGGTGTCGCTGCCGGGCCATCTGCCGGATGCGGCTACGCTTTACCGGGCCTTTGACTGGGTTGCCATTCCGTCGACACAGGAAGGTCTGGGGTTGATTCTGCAAGAGGCCGTCATGGCCGGTGTTCCTGTACTGGCCAGCGACCTGGCTGTGTTTCGCGAGCAACTGGCAGATGCCGGCTGGTACGCGCCGTCAGGCAACGTGCAGGCCTGGGGGCGGCTGGTAGAGCAAGCGTTCGCGGGCTCTGCCGAGGGGGTGCTTGAGGCTCAATCGCGGGCGCTGGCGCCGGAGCAGGCCTGGA